The sequence ATTGGTTGAATCACTAAACTAATACCAACCTCGTCTTAAAGTGAGTTGACATATAAAACGCTGACAAAAGTATTCCACGTAAATTCTGTAATCATCATATCAATTACCTCTTTAATTGTTGCAAGGCCACCAAGGCCAACTCAAACAAGTCCTTTTAACCATATGCCAAAACGAACGAAATACATATAACCTTTGTATTTGTAGCTGAAGATTACATCAACTTCAAATTTCCTGCTACATAATAGAAATCCTTTTGTAGGAAACATGTCCGCCCAAAGATAACTGAATTTGGAGTAGACTGTGAGAAGACAATATGTTTACGTCCTTGGGGAAATTTAAGAGCGGGGGTAGGGAGCCTCCAGCTCCCCACCACCACAGGAAAGCGGAAACTATATATTTCAGTCGGAATTAAGTGAAAAGGTAACTCCAAAAGTTACTGAACAACAAGAGTGACTCAGTAGAAATGTCATAATAAAGAAAGCATTCTACACAAGATACGGATTAACTTAAAACAGCATGCATTGCATTATTTAGGAATCTGATTATAAAGGTTAACAAATTCAACATAAAAACAAGTGGGCCGAAAAAATATGGGGCTACAAATATACATTAAGAATGCTACGGCCAAAAATAACTTCTGTTAATCAAATCGTCACCACCATAATCGCAGTCAAAACAAATGCATGTAAGAAAAtcgcaagaaaataaaaacgaaATCAGAAAGTAAATACATTAGACAATTAAAGTGATACAAATTCATTACACAAAAACGTTTGTAGACCAGGATCATTCCAAAAATATATAGATCACCAAACATATAGACGATGAAGCACAATTGCTTGATCGGAGATTCTATAAAGAAAATTCCGATCAACAACCAATAATCAATACCGGCGgcatataaaaacaaaataatttttaggtaAGAAGATAATCCGATGGTAAATTCAGCCTCtgacaaaaattacataaaacgAAAATTCAAAACCTTCGTATATCGACTCAATCGGGATCGGAGAGTTCAGATGAATGATCAAACGCTGCCGAATCGAGGGTGGGAAAATGAGAGTTTTCAGGGGAAAAGTGAGTGATTTGCAGCGGTTGATTGTGGAATCGATGCtttaattaactaataagccaaacgtaataaatatttttggtaaACATTGGTGTAATGAAGGAAGATGTTCGCGAAAGAATTGGTGAGACACGAGTAGAATACTCTAtccatatcatattattaattcaaACTAGttattatagaatttttttatcattatcgatgaattaaagaaaaatttgaagaATTATGAAAAgtctaaattgatatttgaattgttgaaataaaaaaaattatatgttgaaattttaaaaaaaaaacaaaagtgtaatattagtatcaagGGTAAAGTTGGAacaaaaaattgatttctttcTTAAATGATTACTATCATATcctcaattttaataaaataaaatagatatttcCATAATATGTGAGTGAGAGATTATATGAATGTCAATATTCATAAATTCGATTCTACTTATCAATATTTTATCATTACACAAAAGCTATCAAATACGATTTACTGTAACTGAGTTTCATTCTTAATATTTTGCATCATTTtgctctatattttttttatataacaaataatttattcaaatcTTATCATTTATAGAGTGTTTGctattactaaaaaaatattactgaCTTTTgactttaaaatatcttgtttGTGGGTTTCTTAAACCCATATTTTGTGTTAACTTTTGCATAATTTAATTGAAATCCAAAAATACACAAAGAACATTGCACGAATCCCGTCACGAGCCttgaaaaaattagaaataGATATTACCATAGATACATTCTCTTGAGTTGATTGAAACTAATTTGTTGAGTGATTTAATTgagttatataatatataatttcaaataatataagATTATTATAACAATAAGATTAACATTATACTAGTTTTAAATTTATCGCAgtgattttaattataattagttaaattagaaagtcaattctttcaaatttaaatatgagtctaatatctatactattttattaaaattgagaACATGATAATAACCATCTCAAAAAGAcactaattttttcttttaattttatctttatatGATACTgatattacatttttattttttattttttttaaatttcaacaaatacttttatttttatttttttttttcaacgattcaaatatcaatttaatcttcttataatttttatcgatatataatgataaaaaattgaaaaaatgcaTGTACTAGGTAACTAgttctaattatttattaattaataattccaAGGGAAACAACTCCAGCCTGTTTACAATAGAACCCTCGGAGTCGTCGATCTCTCCCATCTCTTTTCGCGATCCAACAAATTCAAACCTAAACTCATCAAGAGCTAAATTCGAGGCGAAAAATGAGTGTGATCGATCTATTGACTCGTGTGGATTCGATCTGCAAAAAGTACGACAAATACGACGTCGCCACCAAGGAATCCAACGTCGCCGGCGACGATGCGTTCGCTCGCCTTTACGCTTCGGTAGAGTCCGACATTGAATCTGCTCTCCAGGTTGAGCTTTGTTTACTACATCAGTTTTCTTAGTTTACAAGTCTTTATTTGAGTTTGAGTTTCTTCTTTGCTGGAATTCGGGCAGAAGGCGGAGACAGCTTCGACGGAGAAGAATAGAGCATCGGTTGTGGCCATCAATGCCGAGATTAGGAGGACCAAGGCCAAATTGTTCGAAGAGGTTCCTAAGTTGCAGAGATTAGCTGTTAAGAAGGTTTGGCGTTGATTCTGGTTTGTTGTTAATTCACGTTAATTTGACTTTTCGGGATGCTTGATCGGCTTTCTGATTTTCAGTATTTTTATTGTATGCATTGATTTATTATTTCTACTGATTCTACATGGGCGCTATCATACTTCAGTTTCACATAACCCCTCTCCAATCTGTTAGCAAAGGAAGCGAATGTTCTGTTATCAGTtccatttatttgtttatagtATCTACTTCAGTTGTTTAGCCTTTAGTTATTTGTTGTTATTTTAGCTTGAAGCTTGTGGGACAATTGTGTGAATCGATAATCCAGAGACGGATGATCAAGACTGTTGTTTACTTACTCTTGACTTGAGAATTGGGGGAAATGCTGGCTCCATAATGTTGTTTCTGTATTTTATTCTAGAGCTTGCAGTATCTGTTATGGGTTACCTAAACTATGATACTTGCTTTAATATATCATGGTTTCCCTCGAAAGAAGTAAAAGAGAACATTGAGCAAGCATTCGCTACCTTTTGAGGACCTAATATATGTAGAAGCTTGTTCCAGAGAGAGTGCTTGCGATTCACGCACAAATGCTGTACGTCTTGTTTAAATGTGATTCTAACTGTTTGACTGGCAAGACCTTGATAATAATAGATGATGCCTTTCTTATTTTTTCTACTTGATTTAGGCAATGACATTTCAAAGAAGTGCTGTTGAACTCTTTTCACATCACTAATTTGAAGATTAACATTTTAAGGGGAATACTTGTTCTCAACTAGAAAACTGCTTTATGGTTTGCTTTAAGATTGATTATGAATTGAAGAGCTGGTTATATGTTGGTAGGTCTTTGGGAATTTTGATGGGTGGTTCTTGATTTGACCTGAATGGCTGCTATTTCTTGGTATATTTGGACACTTTGTCATGGCATCTTGTAATGATTTGAATAATTAGTGTCAGAGCAGCTTCATGCAGAATTGTCTGAACTTGCTAGATTGTCATCTTGTCTGTTTGATTTGTTATCAAATTTTCTGCTgttttcaagccatttggattttctttttttctgtCTTGGTTTTAGTTTCTGTTCTTTCATCTGTATTTTGTCTTGTGTAAACAAGTCTTGGTTTCTGTTTTGGACTTAACTTCAGGACTGACTATTGTCCTGTTGTAGGTTAAAGGACTTTCAACAGAAGAACTTACCACCCGTAATGATTTGGTCCTTGCATTACCGGATAGGATTCAAGCCATATCAGATGGCTCTGCGCCTGCACCTAAATCATCTTTCGGTTGGGGAACTTCAGCTCCTCCACGTTCGGATATCAAATTTGATTCAGGTT comes from Primulina huaijiensis isolate GDHJ02 chromosome 2, ASM1229523v2, whole genome shotgun sequence and encodes:
- the LOC140971174 gene encoding syntaxin-71; its protein translation is MSVIDLLTRVDSICKKYDKYDVATKESNVAGDDAFARLYASVESDIESALQKAETASTEKNRASVVAINAEIRRTKAKLFEEVPKLQRLAVKKVKGLSTEELTTRNDLVLALPDRIQAISDGSAPAPKSSFGWGTSAPPRSDIKFDSDGRFDNEYFQQTEESSQFRQEYEMRKMRQDQGLDMIAEGLDTLKNMAHDMNEEVDRQVPLMDEIDTKVDKATSDLKNTNVRLKDTVNQLRSSRNFCIDIILLCIILGIAAYLYNVLKK